Within Chaetodon auriga isolate fChaAug3 chromosome 7, fChaAug3.hap1, whole genome shotgun sequence, the genomic segment CTTTGCTGGCAGCCTTCTCCAGCCTGTGGATGATATTATTGAGATTGGCTGCTTTCTTCTTGCGCAGATTGTTGTCCCTGGGGTTTCTGGCAGAGCCAGAGGCTGGGATGTTAGTACTAGAGGCAGAGCTACTGGAGGACGCCTCTGTGAGGCCGAAGAGCCCCAGTCCACCCTGTCCACAGCTGGAGCCTGGCCCGGCTAAGCCTGAGGTGGTGCAGTCTAGCTCGGCAGGGGAGTTATTAGAGCCCCCTGCCTCAGACTCAGCCTCCATGTCGTGGTCTTTGCATCCTCTGTGATCCTCCAGGCCAATGCCCAGTCCCTGGCGTGTCTCCACTGTGCCCTCAGATTCTGTCCCATCACAGCTGTCCCCCTCTCCTGATTTGGACCCGCGGAGGGAAGGGGAGCCCCCCTCACTGCCAGGCCCTACTCCTCCAGCTGCCTGGATCTCCTCTATGAAGAGCTCTCGCCGGATACGTGACCTAATAGAGACACATGATTTCAGTCATGCTACACAAATCCTGAAATACAATTTGTCATGTATGAAGCATCTTAAACTCTACTCTGAAAATACTGTATGAGTGTAATGATGAGAACTGGGCAGGGCACGAACTAAAGTCCTTCCTGAGACAATTATTTAACAATACAACATGATTTAATATATGATTGATCAAATACAAAAACTAGACCAGTCTAGAACTGTCTGTATACACAGAGAGGATTATGAACTGCACACAAACGGAATTAGATTTATTTAAACGATCTCAAATACACTTTGAAGAAGAACTTGTGATGCAAACACTCGATCGCAATTCAAGTGTGTCTCTTTTCCAAGCACTGACCTGTAATTATGGAACCAGTTGATGACAGTACTGGTCTTCAGGTTGAGCTGGGAGGCTAGCTCCTCAATGGTTTTTGGGGAGGGATAGGGCTTCTGCTGGTAGGCCTTTTTCAgagcctccttctcctcaggGCCCAACACCACCCTGGGTTTCTTCAGATGCTGTTGTCCCGGGCTCTGGGAGCCCTGGATGTAATCTGGCCCCATTAAGCTCCCTTCCACAGAATGGCCATCACTCAAGGAGCTCAGCCGCCTCTTCATGTAAGCTGAACAGTGACACAAAAACCACAGGGGGGGAATCAGTGCCACAGAAAATCCATTTATGCACGAAGAAATATGAGGAATACCGATGATAAAATGTGCAGCAGATTGGTGATCTGGTTTAGACTCTACAAATTTCTCTCCATACTGCAGTTAACAGAGGCTAGTGTCCGTAATATTCATGCAAAGTAGAGCTTGTCCAGTCCATACAGCTATTGTGGATTAGCTGACTGAACTACAAATGCCATCAATTAATCAACTACTACAATTTCTGTGATTTAACCAGCATAAAGCACATTCTCCTGGGCTTTACTTCACAGCTAAGCAGACTGTGAGTAGTAAACCTTTTCAAGATGTGGGTTAGACGGTCTTGCTCGTCAGAAATCGGTCACATTGGATGTTCTATGTTTGACTGATGTGTGCCATCAGGAACTGTTACCTATTGTGCATCAGAcacagtttgaaaaaaataacCCTGCCATCCTCTTCAACATCCACTAGGTGGTGCTATTGCATTTCTCTGGAATCTAACAATGAACGCATCTCTTCCATTTTACAGCAAACAAGCAGAGCCATTCACTTCGGgcaccagcagctgaaaatgaacagCTCATGGCAGCTTTgcatgaggttgacattttctCAACCCCAATACACGCTGCCAGATATATTAGTGTTGCAGGGAAAAAGCCCTCGGAGCAAGGTTAGACCACTCTGAAAGTTGTACGCTGCCTCGCAGGCTTGCACCACAAGGGTGAGAGGTCAAATACGGTTACTCTAGACTAGGTCCATGTCTTTCCTCTGGGCTCCGCTGTTGGGCAGGACTTTACCCCATTGCTATTTGGATGCATTACTTTGGGGTCAATAATCTAAAACAAAGTTGAATGGAGAGTAACCCCACCCGTCCAAGCCGCAAACACACTGGCGAGaggtcagttttgttttttgccctTGTCTGTAGTTTGTGATATCAGGGGGTAAACTGATGCTGGATGCTTGTGCCTACTGGCAGGTTCAAATATGCGTATCCCATCTCTACAGAGAGAGCTTGAAGTGGGCAGTCAGGGGTCACTGTGAGGCAGCTAGGAAGGCAAGGCCTCTCGGCTTCGCCGATTCCTAAATGCATCACGCAAACAGAGGAGAATAAAGAATGATGGAGTGATAGAGCAGGGGCTAACGAATGATAAAAATACGAGCTTATAGACACGGGTGattattatgatgatgatgatgatgatgaagaggagtgcTGATGACTGTGAGTAAGCAGGCCCCCGGCAGTCCCCTAGCTGTCACATCTAATACAGTATGTGATGTCTGCAGTCCTGATTGGTACTGACATCACACCAAGATGACTGTGATCTGCACAACATGCTCTGCTGTCCTGCACAAAGGATattgtgtgtgcagatgtgcatGTGTAATTCAAAGGCTGCTGCTTGTGTCTTTTTTGCGAAAGTATTTATAAAGTAAATGCATGCTTAAGCAGATAACATGaaggttttgtcttttgtctcagGCTTCTGTTTATTATATCTGACGGCATGCGGCTGTATGGAGTGTGCATTTGTTTCCCATCGTTGAGCTTTGACTACACACCTTTCTTCTCCAGGCGTTTCATGTCCATGAGTTTCTCCACGCTGTGTGGATCCTGGAGCCAGAGCTGCATGCGGACGAAGGGCTCTCTGCCCTTCAGGCTGAGCTTGTGCCAGGGTTTGGGCCTGGCCAGCAGGTCTGAGACAGAACCCTGAGTCAGACCCAGGATAGTCTCCCCAAACAGACGCTGGCCTGGTTAGGCgggacacagaggaggatggTCATTTCAGACAACTGATTCAAAAGCTGAATTATTCATCAAtagggagggaagggggagagaAATAGCAACtgaacagcacagacagcattCCCTGTGTTTCTTACCAAGGTTATTATCAGTCAGCACCTCCTTAACCTTCTTGGTAATGGCGTAAGTATCAAGCTCAGGAGACATTGCGACCATTTCCTGGATGCTGAGACCCGAATGACCAGGTACGGGCAGCGAGGTGCTGAGCTGAGACTCCCCACCTGAAGGATCCTCAGACAAAGGTTTGAGACTGGAGGACTGCGAGGCGAGTGGATCTCCTGCGAGACCGTTGATTGACTCCTCAGCTGAACTGAGGGGCGATTCTGGAGCGGGGCTGCAACTGGCCGATGTCTTGGGAGTACCCTCTGTTtgagcaggacagacagggCAAGAAAGATCACACAGGTTAGAAGACATGTTACTATGTAAGAAAACAGAgttccatttcctctccctgCTGGGATTGGGAGGGACTTCAGTCATACTACATCAATTAATTTAATTCCtgttaaacaaacagcaaaggTGCTTAAGTTTTCAGTTTGAAGCTTTTTTGGCTTCCTCCTCCTATTCCTTcatctccctgtctctgtctgtgtagtactgctgtgcagctcagcaggcTGGAAGAGAGCAGTCATGAGGAGCTGTCAGTGTACATTAGCTGCTGTTTACACccccagagagaaagagagacacgcacacgcatacacacacagagctgccatCTGGCGCTGCAACACTAACTTGTCTATGACATGACAAACCAGCAGCTTGCTGGCTGACACTGCCACAGCACTGAGGATGGGGGGATGGTGGGAGGTggaagagggaggatgggggtggtggtgggatgggtgggtggggtgagtgacagactgacagtAACAACTAGCCACTAGCTCTAATCAGGCTTTCAGAGTAATGCTCTAGCCCAAGGAGCCTGGTTGTGTGAATCCACAGACTCGATGTGctggttgtgtgcatgtgcatgtgatttGTCTACCTTGGTTCTGAGCCTGCTGGATGTGTGCGTTTTGCCCCTGGTCTCCATTGAGCCATGGCTGCATGCGGAGGTAtggctctctgctcctctggttCAGCTTGTTCCACGGTTTGTGTCGAGAGAGGCTGTCACTCAATAttccctgaaacacacaaccGGAGAATGGCTCAGACAAGCAACCACTGCAGAGTAAAAACAGAGTAATAAAGACAGCAacggcagaaaacacacacacacacaagctttaTTTTTGCCCCCCTCACCTCTTTGGAGTCCTCCTGGTTGTGGTTATCCTCTGCTGTCTGGCTGGCTATGGCCCTGCGGTGGTCTGTATGCATGTTGCTCCACCACTGCTCTCTCCAGTAACCCACCCCTCCAGAACTTCCAGAGCGGGCCGACCCCTCAGAGCTCCGACCCAGCCTGAGAGCTCCGTCAGCAGACATGTCGATCCCTGAAGAAGCCCTGCCCTCCCTCTTCACACTGGAGCTGAAGTCCAGGATAGGAGACGGAGATGAGGGGGAGGACAAGAGGGAGCTGGGAGGCTTTTTGAGGGAGAGTGCCAGGGGGTTgtaaggagggaggggggcggTGAGTGGTGAGCTCAGGGGGTCCCTCTGAGATAATGAtactgtggaggaggaagaggaggatgaggctTTGAGTATGGGTTCCAGTGCAGCCTGCTGGGCCTCCATCTCTCTACGAGCTTGCTCTAGGATGGAGCGGATAGCCTCGTCCGATCCGCTGCCCCCACCACCTCCGCCCCCTCCTTTCAGTCCTGCATATGAGGGTTGAGCATGGGACAAGTCTGttgagggaggagaaaagggcCATCAAGGGAGAGATGACGACTAACACTCACAACCACAATGTATCATCTTCAATGCTTGAGTCCTCTGAAGATGAGAAAAAACTACGACTCACCAGCTTTCTGCACCTGCAACTCTCTTTTGGCCTGCTCCAGAATTGACTTGATAGCCTCATCTGAACCCGCCTCTGGGGTGCGGACACGGGCGGTAATGTTAcctggaaggagaggaagagggaatgGGAGGAGATGAAAAACCATGTCAGATTAAAAAGCAGAGATAACCAACAATAACGGAGCCTATAAGGACATAAAGTAATTACACCGTAGCACAGCACAAAGAACAACATTCCCACCACTGAGCTACAAGGCAACTACACTGGAGGGATTGTCATAATTTCTCTGGTCCCTCTGgagctcacacatgcacacgtgctACAGGGTTCATACAGTAAATGCTCCCCACAGAATAACAACTACCAATAAAATCCCTAAATACACATGCTGGCTTGTCCTTTGACGCAAGTCACTGGAACTGTGTGGTTACCTTCAAGGCACATGTATATCTTTGTGCCTGCCCGCAAATTAATAAACAGCAACtcacacgcacgcgcgcacacacacacacgcacgcaccatAGATACAGTTCACCCCGACACAAACATGCCACACAGACAGAACGTGCTACAATCTCTGTGTGTGAAGGGGACAGACCTGTGTGTGAAGCTGTATTGGAGAGGGCTCTCCGCTTCGGAACATCCTGAAACACTCGGCTAAGCTGGGGCTGGCCTGAGCCctctgttaaaaacaatataCCACACACTATGTTACAGcacttgtgtgtttctgttcttttacaGCTAGACTATATGGTGCCCTATGATGGTCTGCAAATATATGGAATGTGTGGACGCTTCCATCCAAATGCACATTACAGGACCATAAATGCATTGATCTTCACCATCTGTGGCCCCAGTAGGAATCAAATCTCTACCTCTGACAGGAATATTAAACTAGTACAAAGACAAAGTAGTGAGGGATAAAATATTTAATAGTTGTATTAAGCAAGGGCATACTAACCACAGCCTTATTTTTTACATGGACTATGTCTAGGACCAGAGTGGTAGACTTATTTTATTGTGCCACAGAGACCACCTTCAATCAGAAATGTCCTGATGCGTTAACAAAAGCAGGCCCAGGCTAATCGAATCTACCCGTAGTTAACAGTACCCCCGCCTTCCTCCTAGTTCCCATCGATCAATACTATTGATGTGTGAAAGGTTTCTGTATTGACTGCGATAGCTAGGAGAGGCTCTTGGGATCAGTGCGTGACTAGGAACTCACTCAAAACACACAGGTGTGGCACAGGATGGGAGttaggaaagagaaagaaaaataaaaagctagTCCATATTGACAAGCTAATCAATGGCTCTGTGCAgggctgtacacacacacacacacacacacacacacacacacacacacacatgcaagacacacacacacacgcgcacacactcgcacacacgctgacacatgaaagaaacacagactCACCTCTCTGCCGTCCCTGGATGCTGCGCAGTGCAAGGATGTTCTGCTCATCGGCGAGGAACTGCCTCATCTTGTGGAAGGGCTCCTTCCCTCGGATGGTTAGCTTGTTCCACGGCTTTGGTCTGGCCAGGATCTCACTGACCGAACCCTGGGACAGTCCCAGCACATAGTGGCCAAACACACGCTGACCAATGTTGTGCTTGATCAACTGCTCTTTCACCTGCCGAGCGATCTCTGCTGTGTCCATGTCCTCCCCGTCCAAAATACTTCCTGTGGTGGCGTCAGAGTGGCTGGGTGACGGGGATGGGGCACTGCCAGCGGTGCTGCTCCCGTTAACAGGAGCCATGTCTGGGCTGGCTGGAGGTGGCTGGGGGCTGCTGGCTGCCAGTGGGATGGCAGCTGACCCAGAGCCAGGGGTGGAGGTAGGGATTGAGCTGAGGGTTGGGGTGAAGGGGGTGAACAGTAAAGCCCCACTGGGGATTCCAGATGATTCCTGCAAGGCTTTGGAGTAGAAGGTCTGGAGCAGCTGCCGCTGAATCAGGGAGTTCAAAGCCATCTTACCACCCACCAGAGGGAACACAGGGGAGTAGAAGTCCTGTCCAATGCCCGTAGGAGTGAAAGGGTGCGTTTCGCTGCTGCTGGTTGTGGTGGCAGTGTTGAGGGGGTCCGTAtgagtgtgagacagagggagctgagaggaagaaggaagagagggagggggaggagggggcgagGAAGAGGGGTCGCTGGGCATGGTCTCCTCCTTCGGTGTGGACTCTTCTGTCCCTTTTCGCCCGGCTGACCCTACAAGAAAGGTCAAACACACCATGCATTATGGGGGAGTCAACAAAAAAGGGGTtccaaaaagagagagaaaaaaataattaacaaaagTTGAAAGTTATCTTAATCAAGTCTTTTCCAAATTAGTgaactttttccttttttgcaaACCCCCCCAGACAAAGTGCCCATGCATTTGTGATTTCAACCTTTCTTGTAAGCCACAGCCTggaagaaaaaaggacaaacaaaacaattgaCACTGTGCCACTTAGGCAGATTAGCTTGGCCCAGGGCTCAgtcgcgctctctctctctctcttttctctctctctctctcactcgcAGGCAAAGTGGAAGTAACTGGACAGGGTAAAATGATGTCCTTAGATAGCCAATACACCATGTGAGTCCTCTTCCACGCTGCTGCGGCGGTTTCCTAATCACTGATAAATCCCGTAGCAGATACAGCATCACAGTCTTTAGTTCATGAAAAATACATCCGAGAAAAAAATGGTGCAATAAAACTCTTTTGAAAAACAATTTTTATGgctgaacagaaaacagatgcatgtcacacaaaaaacaaaacaaaacaaaaaacacagctgtgctcactCTGAGTAAAGGCCTTGcttcacttctttcctgaatAGTTAAGACTGATTAAATTTTTACATTCACCAAAACAAATAGAGAAATGAAGTATATTTTCTCAGTCTTGTAACTACTGGAATCCATCTTGATGATAAGCGCTGGGAGAAATATTATTCTAATGCATAACCATTGAGACTTACATGATTGAGTAAGACAGTAAGCTCCCCTTACTGTGAATGTTAATCAATTCAAAGCTATTCAACTATTCAAGCCTAAAGCCATGACATTTCAAACCcataaacactgctgcagagggCAACAGTCCTGATGTCTTGGCGATAATATGGTGTCCTCATTTTTGTGTACTGCAACTTTGTTTCGGTTCAGGTTGACCTCCTGCTGTGGTATTCAAACACACCAGATatccattttcttcctctccatgAAGTGTGAGACTAAAGCAACATTTCTGTACCATGGTAACGCATTTCTTTTGCACATTGAGGACCCAATATTGCAAATTCGTTCCAAAAACATACATAAATGGTTTAAGTATTCTCAGAGAAAAAGAatctacatacatacatatagtaTGTATGCACTACCCTGATATAATCTCTTCACCTTACCTGCAGCTGAGGCCTCATCTAAGCTCCCATGAATACTGGACTCCCCCTTCTGTGGGCATTCttttgtctctgctggtctGAGTGAAGGTTTCGCAAAGACACTCTGGCCAGTGTTCATGAATCCAGCCCTTCCTAGAACCTAACATTTGGGCAGACTTACCGCTGAGTTCAGTGTTGGCAATGCGCAGAGCGGCGCTCTCGGACTGAAGACTACGgttcctctccagcagcagcacctccagAGGTTTGGATGAGTCCTGATGGAGGAGACCAATGGAGCAGAAATTAAAATGAGACTTTTCAAAATAACTGTGCTCCAGCGTCTCCTTTCAGTTATTGATTCTTACTGATTGAGTTGTACAATTTTGTTCATCAAGGACCTAATTATGATTACTGCAACGTTATGGTCCAGTGCTAAAGGTCACTCATGTCTGTGAAGTGTAACTTTTACCTGCACAGAGTCAGATGTTCCAAACTCCATAGACTTGAGGATgcttagagagagagagagagagagagaagttcaacATACAATGCACTCACataagcgcacacacactgtgtagtACACTatcttttctatttctgtctctttgagGGCAAAGAAAGGATAGAGGGGCAGGAGACACACTACAAAGCTACACACATACAAGCTTCACCTCTATAATGACACTAGATTGAGTTACAAATCTTAAATGAAGACATGCATCTTGTTTAACATTGTTAAAGACATCAAACGCATACAATAAATAGACCTGtgccggagagagagagagagagagagagagagagagagagagacacacacacacacacacacacacacacacacacacacacacacacactcctctgtgcGTGCTCCTCACCTCAActccttcttcacctcctcataGTCAGCTTGCTTCTGCAGTTTCTCCTCCAGTTCCTGTAGATTACAAGCAGatgaaaagacatgaaaatgaataaaataataaaagcaaTCCTTGGATCTGTATGCCATGTACTTATTTCAGTGGCTTGACTCTAGATAACAGAACAGAGCGACTGCATGCATCCATATAGTTACAGGTGTGATCAGTATACACAACAATGAGggggaaaagacaaaaatagagAACCAGTCTTATTAGAAATTAACAGCTAAAATATATGAAATTAACCATGAataagctgcagctgtgtgttctgtggGTACCTTGAGAGTGGCAGTcttgctgctgagctgctgctccagctgtgtAATCTGGGAGCTGGTGGTCTCTCGGAGTTTGGTCAGGCTGGCCTGCAGTCTCTGGACGTCCTCCACCAGCTGGGCGGTCTCCCTTTCTTTGGCCCTGAGCTCCGCCTCCAGACTTGAGTGGGATGCCACCTCGGCCGCCTGTTCCTAAAGGCCAAAGAGGATGGCAGTTTAATGTAATGAGCAAAATAAAACCTATACGAGCAATTATAAAACCACCCATAAAACGTCCTGCTTTCAGATAGATTCAATTAATCACTGCAGCAATCAGTATTTCTGTGCCAGACAGACGCTGATGCACTAATTATCGTTTCAAAAGGCCTCCTCCTTTACATCAACAATCAGGAGGTATTCATCACAAGCAGATACTTCGGTCTGGCAATCAGTCTCAAAGTTAACTAAGTCCCAGCTCTGCAGTCTGTTGAGCAGGTCCAATAAAATTGGTTAATCAATACACCAGTCACCTGTTGACTCCAAAGCCTGACCTTTAAGATCAGTGATCCATAAATTGAAGCTTTAATCAGCTGATCGCCTCCAGCATAAAAAGGCCAAGCTGATCTTCAGCCTGTCAATACCTCTTTCTCTATCAGCCATCCAGTaaatcagtgaaatgtgttACCGTGTCAGGGTCGGCCTTGGCCgggctgctgagctgctgggaTTGGTTACTCAAGGACAGCCGCTCTCGGAGCGACTCCGCCTCTCTCTGAGCTGCTTCTGCTCGctggaaggagaagagaaaaaagtggaAGGAAAATCAACTAGTGCAGACTGAAACATTGTCAAACATGATCAATCTAATGGTCAATTCAGAGCTACTGTGTAATGCGCTTTTTTTGGTGTGTCCGCTAGCCCCAGAGAACAGCTGAAAACCTACTGCATGTATGTAGCTGGAGAGAGCAGACAAGCAAAAGTTCTGTCAAAAATAAGTGTTGGACAAGCGGTTTTCCAAAAAGGCAAGTTTTCCAATACACTATCATCTTCTACCAGCCGACTGTGTGCCTGTGGG encodes:
- the cux1b gene encoding cut-like homeobox 1b isoform X1, with translation MAANAGSMFQYWKRFDLQQLQKELDATATQLANRQDESEQTRKKLIDLSREFKKNTPEDLRKQVAPLLKSFQGEIDALSKRSKEAENAFLNVYKKIIDVPDPVPVLELAQQLQLKLQRMHDIETENTKLRETLEDYNKEFAEVKNQEVTIKALKEKIREYEQSLKNQAENLAQEKQLQLHNDYAEKERKLQESQDSMSSRLEEAEHKAQSLQTALETTQAELFDLKTKYDEESTAKADEIEMVMTDLERANQRAEAAQREAESLRERLSLSNQSQQLSSPAKADPDTEQAAEVASHSSLEAELRAKERETAQLVEDVQRLQASLTKLRETTSSQITQLEQQLSSKTATLKELEEKLQKQADYEEVKKELSILKSMEFGTSDSVQDSSKPLEVLLLERNRSLQSESAALRIANTELSGSAGRKGTEESTPKEETMPSDPSSSPPPPPPSLPSSSQLPLSHTHTDPLNTATTTSSSETHPFTPTGIGQDFYSPVFPLVGGKMALNSLIQRQLLQTFYSKALQESSGIPSGALLFTPFTPTLSSIPTSTPGSGSAAIPLAASSPQPPPASPDMAPVNGSSTAGSAPSPSPSHSDATTGSILDGEDMDTAEIARQVKEQLIKHNIGQRVFGHYVLGLSQGSVSEILARPKPWNKLTIRGKEPFHKMRQFLADEQNILALRSIQGRQREGSGQPQLSRVFQDVPKRRALSNTASHTGNITARVRTPEAGSDEAIKSILEQAKRELQVQKADLSHAQPSYAGLKGGGGGGGGSGSDEAIRSILEQARREMEAQQAALEPILKASSSSSSSTVSLSQRDPLSSPLTAPLPPYNPLALSLKKPPSSLLSSPSSPSPILDFSSSVKREGRASSGIDMSADGALRLGRSSEGSARSGSSGGVGYWREQWWSNMHTDHRRAIASQTAEDNHNQEDSKEGILSDSLSRHKPWNKLNQRSREPYLRMQPWLNGDQGQNAHIQQAQNQEGTPKTSASCSPAPESPLSSAEESINGLAGDPLASQSSSLKPLSEDPSGGESQLSTSLPVPGHSGLSIQEMVAMSPELDTYAITKKVKEVLTDNNLGQRLFGETILGLTQGSVSDLLARPKPWHKLSLKGREPFVRMQLWLQDPHSVEKLMDMKRLEKKAYMKRRLSSLSDGHSVEGSLMGPDYIQGSQSPGQQHLKKPRVVLGPEEKEALKKAYQQKPYPSPKTIEELASQLNLKTSTVINWFHNYRSRIRRELFIEEIQAAGGVGPGSEGGSPSLRGSKSGEGDSCDGTESEGTVETRQGLGIGLEDHRGCKDHDMEAESEAGGSNNSPAELDCTTSGLAGPGSSCGQGGLGLFGLTEASSSSSASSTNIPASGSARNPRDNNLRKKKAANLNNIIHRLEKAASKEDPSEWEF
- the cux1b gene encoding cut-like homeobox 1b isoform X2, with translation MAANAGSMFQYWKRFDLQQLQKELDATATQLANRQDESEQTRKKLIDLSREFKKNTPEDLRKQVAPLLKSFQGEIDALSKRSKEAENAFLNVYKKIIDVPDPVPVLELAQQLQLKLQRMHDIETENTKLRETLEDYNKEFAEVKNQEVTIKALKEKIREYEQSLKNQAENLAQEKQLQLHNDYAEKERKLQESQDSMSSRLEEAEHKAQSLQTALETTQAELFDLKTKYDEESTAKADEIEMVMTDLERANQRAEAAQREAESLRERLSLSNQSQQLSSPAKADPDTEQAAEVASHSSLEAELRAKERETAQLVEDVQRLQASLTKLRETTSSQITQLEQQLSSKTATLKELEEKLQKQADYEEVKKELSILKSMEFGTSDSVQDSSKPLEVLLLERNRSLQSESAALRIANTELSGSAGRKGTEESTPKEETMPSDPSSSPPPPPPSLPSSSQLPLSHTHTDPLNTATTTSSSETHPFTPTGIGQDFYSPVFPLVGGKMALNSLIQRQLLQTFYSKALQESSGIPSGALLFTPFTPTLSSIPTSTPGSGSAAIPLAASSPQPPPASPDMAPVNGSSTAGSAPSPSPSHSDATTGSILDGEDMDTAEIARQVKEQLIKHNIGQRVFGHYVLGLSQGSVSEILARPKPWNKLTIRGKEPFHKMRQFLADEQNILALRSIQGRQRGNITARVRTPEAGSDEAIKSILEQAKRELQVQKADLSHAQPSYAGLKGGGGGGGGSGSDEAIRSILEQARREMEAQQAALEPILKASSSSSSSTVSLSQRDPLSSPLTAPLPPYNPLALSLKKPPSSLLSSPSSPSPILDFSSSVKREGRASSGIDMSADGALRLGRSSEGSARSGSSGGVGYWREQWWSNMHTDHRRAIASQTAEDNHNQEDSKEGILSDSLSRHKPWNKLNQRSREPYLRMQPWLNGDQGQNAHIQQAQNQEGTPKTSASCSPAPESPLSSAEESINGLAGDPLASQSSSLKPLSEDPSGGESQLSTSLPVPGHSGLSIQEMVAMSPELDTYAITKKVKEVLTDNNLGQRLFGETILGLTQGSVSDLLARPKPWHKLSLKGREPFVRMQLWLQDPHSVEKLMDMKRLEKKAYMKRRLSSLSDGHSVEGSLMGPDYIQGSQSPGQQHLKKPRVVLGPEEKEALKKAYQQKPYPSPKTIEELASQLNLKTSTVINWFHNYRSRIRRELFIEEIQAAGGVGPGSEGGSPSLRGSKSGEGDSCDGTESEGTVETRQGLGIGLEDHRGCKDHDMEAESEAGGSNNSPAELDCTTSGLAGPGSSCGQGGLGLFGLTEASSSSSASSTNIPASGSARNPRDNNLRKKKAANLNNIIHRLEKAASKEDPSEWEF